From Hoplias malabaricus isolate fHopMal1 chromosome 11, fHopMal1.hap1, whole genome shotgun sequence, a single genomic window includes:
- the bnc1 gene encoding zinc finger protein basonuclin-1 produces MSQAICCTMVNCSCDSFSPGKLRRRQCDNCRHGWVAHALSKLKVCPVYDGSQVEIVNSSSVFDVCSLILYGTQAVPIRLKILLDRLFSVLQQEEVLQILTALDWTLQDYIRGYVLQDVAGKVLDRWAIMTFDEEIATLQQFLRFGETKSIVELMALQDKEGQAVVVPTTRVNSDIRSFIESSMQRPILPSKSEPLGRSNGHHFESLVNNMAFMLPLQLLNSVPAPLLSSSADPSLQDAPKRQESHEMSPDNSSHFASESEREEVHVEKASTKIECEDFSISDNYSSPSTPCTPSVSSDITQMSPESKIRLGEKSAVMKKGRVFCSACEKTFYDKGTLKIHYNAVHLKIKHKCTIEGCNMVFSSLRSRNRHSANPNPRLHMPMNRNNRDKDLRGGLSGAEEGCPQIEKREFGAAIGSVDSSRSISSYNGSDSKLHSSFPSISHSGILFPNLKTVQPVLPFYRSLVTPAELANTPGNLPSLPLLSSSVSAVSVRETESNLETVPKKKSRKSSMPIKIEKDELAEGSGSDEDESLPASMDAGMEHVMQSDSDERSSLNPQTIVTRPSHTEDVQAESRHFQSYITACPSPLSNDREGELHSEDQTCHEDYEQNELRKTPRKTEDVEISEVNLRAVSVDGEDLQIVTCEDDDEDDLLHHCESCNKTFKNPYSVKMHYRSVHLKEMHMCTVVGCNAAFPSRRSRDRHSANLNLHHKLLTKDHHGTPGAVFSSSCRDFSSDSHKEPLSQMSTIFKGNNRMGLVFPMSKTVEGPAEERLEDEAVLDLSTRGSGHSSSWDSGSEEGHPLEDSDESCDGLTTSPVVCLAAQPLHSSPITCHVCQKVYSNKGTFRAHYKTVHLRLLHKCKVPGCDTTFSSVRSRNRHSQNPNLHRNLPANTALQE; encoded by the exons ATGTCTCAG GCTATCTGCTGTACGATGGTGAACTGCTCATGCGACAGCTTCAGTCCAGGGAAACTCAGACGACGACAGTGTGATAACTGCAGACACGGCTGGGTTGCTCACG cTCTCAGTAAGCTGAAGGTGTGTCCGGTGTATGATGGCTCTCAGGTGGAGATAGTGAACTCCAGCTCAGTGTTTGATGTATGTAGTTTGATTCTCTATGGAACTCAAGCGGTTCCCATTCGCCTCAAAATTCTCCTCGACCGACTCTTCAGCGTCCTTCAGCAGGAAGAGGTCCTGCAAATCCTCACAGCTCTGGACTGGACCCTTCAAGACTACATCAGAGGATACGTTCTACAG GACGTAGCCGGAAAAGTGCTGGATCGCTGGGCCATCATGACCTTCGATGAGGAAATTGCGACTCTGCAACAGTTCCTTCGGTTCGGGGAGACCAAATCCATTGTGGAGCTGATGGCCCTGCAGGACAAAGAAGGGCAGGCGGTCGTGGTCCCAACCACCAGGGTCAACTCTGACATCCGTAGCTTCATAGAGAGCAGCATGCAGCGTCCCATCCTCCCGTCAAAATCAGAACCTCTGGGCAGAAGCAACGGTCACCACTTTGAGAGTCTTGTGAACAACATGGCTTTCATGCTGCCTTTGCAACTGCTCAACTCCGTCCCTGCGCCATTGCTGAGCTCCAGTGCGGACCCCAGCCTTCAGGACGCGCCGAAGAGGCAAGAGAGTCATGAGATGAGCCCTGACAACTCCTCACACTTCGCCTCTGAGTCCGAGAGGGAGGAGGTCCATGTAGAGAAAGCCAGTACTAAGATAGAATGTGAAGACTTTTCAATTAGTGATAACTATTCATCGCCCTCAACCCCCTGCACCCCTTCAGTTAGCTCCGACATCACCCAGATGTCACCCGAATCAAAAATCCGGCTGGGAGAAAAAAGCGCGGTGATGAAAAAAGGCAGAGTGTTCTGCAGCGCCTGCGAAAAAACCTTCTATGACAAGGGCACGCTCAAGATTCACTACAATGCCGTACACCTGAAGATCAAACACAAGTGCACAATAGAGGGCTGCAACATGGTTTTCAGTTCCCTGCGGAGCCGCAATCGACACAGCGCCAACCCCAACCCCCGGCTGCACATGCCCATGAACCGCAACAACAGGGACAAGGACCTGCGGGGGGGCCTGAGTGGCGCCGAGGAGGGCTGCCCCCAGATTGAGAAACGGGAATTTGGGGCTGCAATAGGATCAGTAGATAGCAGCAGATCCATCTCCAGCTACAATGGCTCAGACTCCAAATTGCACAGCTCCTTCCCAAGCATCAGCCACAGCGGCATCCTCTTTCCAAACCTAAAAACAGTGCAGCCAGTGTTGCCCTTCTATCGGAGCCTGGTGACTCCCGCAGAGCTGGCTAACACGCCTGGAAACCTGCCCTCCCTTCCACTgctctcctcctctgtttcagCTGTCAgcgtcagagagacagagagcaaccTTGAGACCGTCCCCAAGAAAAAATCCAGAAAGTCCAGCATGCCAATAAAGATAGAGAAGGACGAGCTGGCCGAAGGCAGTGGATCCGATGAGGATGAGAGTCTTCCAGCCAGCATGGATGCAGGGATGGAGCATGTGATGCAGAGTGACAGTGATGAGCGCAGTAGCCTGAACCCTCAGACAATCGTAACACGGCCGTCCCACACAGAAGACGTCCAGGCTGAATCCAGACACTTTCAGAGCTACATCACGGCCTGCCCTTCTCCCCTCAGCAATGACAGGGAAGGAGAGCTTCATTCAGAGGACCAGACCTGCCACGAAGATTACGAGCAAAACGAACTGAGAAAAACTCCCCGCAAAACAGAAGATGTAGAGATCAGCGAGGTCAATCTAAGAGCTGTGAGCGTAGACGGTGAAGACCTGCAGATAGTAACctgtgaagatgatgatgaagatgaccTTCTCCATCACTGCGAAAGTTGCAACAAAACATTCAAAAACCCCTACAGCGTCAAAATGCATTACCGCAGTGTACATCTGAAAGAGATGCACATGTGCACCGTTGTTGGCTGTAACGCAGCTTTTCCATCACGCAGGAGCCGAGACAG ACACAGTGCAAATTTAAATTTGCATCACAAGCTACTGACCAAAGATCATCACGGCACACCAGGAGCGGTGTTCAGTTCATCATGCAGAGACTTTTCCAGTGATTCACACAAAGAGCCACTGAGTCAGATGTCTACCATCTTCAAGGGGAATAACCGCATGGGCTTGGTGTTCCCCATGAGTAAAACAGTGGAGGGTCCGGCAGAGGAAAGACTGGAGGATGAGGCAGTGCTGGACCTGAGCACCAGAGGAAGTGGTCACTCTTCTTCCTGGGACTCTGGCAGTGAAGAAGGGCACCCCCTAGAGGACAGTGATGAGAGCTGTGATGGGCTGACCACGAGTCCAGTCGTATGTTTGGCCGCCCAGCCGCTGCACAGCTCCCCTATCACCTGCCACGTCTGCCAGAAGGTTTACAGCAACAAGGGCACGTTCAGGGCGCACTATAAAACTGTGCATCTCAGGCTCCTGCACAAGTGCAAAGTACCAGGATGCGATACCACGTTCTCCTCCGTCAGGAGCCGCAATCGACACAGCCAGAACCCAAACTTACACCGGAACCTCCCCGCAAACACGGCTCTCCAGGAATAG